The following coding sequences lie in one Ostrea edulis chromosome 8, xbOstEdul1.1, whole genome shotgun sequence genomic window:
- the LOC130049813 gene encoding uncharacterized protein LOC130049813 produces the protein MFISNYIYLFVTSLTCLLWVMFISNSIYLFVASLTCLLWVMFISNSIYLFVASLTCLLWVMFISNSIYLFVTSLTCLLWVMFISNSIYLFVTSLTCLLWVMFISNSIYLFVASLTCLLWVMFISNSIYLFVASLTCLLWVMFISNYIYLFVTSLTCLLWVMSISNSIYLFVTSLTCLLWVMSISNSIYLFVASLTCLLWVMFISNSIYLFVASLTCLLWVMFISNSIYLFVASLTCLLWVMSISNSIYLFVASLTCLLWVMFISNSIYLFVASLTCLLWVMFISNSIYLFVASLTCLLWVMSISNSIYLFVASLTCLLWVMSISNSIYLFVASLTCLLWVMSISNSIYLFVASLTCLLWVMFISNSIYLFVASLTCLLWVMFISNSI, from the coding sequence atgtttataagtaattatatttACCTGTTCGTGACGTCGTTGACCTGTCTACTGTGggttatgtttataagtaattctATTTACCTGTTCGTGGCGTCGTTGACCTGTCTACTGTGggttatgtttataagtaattctATTTACCTGTTCGTGGCGTCGTTGACCTGTCTACTGTGggttatgtttataagtaattctATTTACCTGTTCGTGACGTCGTTGACCTGTCTACTGTGggttatgtttataagtaattctATTTACCTGTTCGTGACGTCGTTGACCTGTCTACTGTGggttatgtttataagtaattctATTTACCTGTTCGTGGCGTCGTTGACCTGTCTACTGTGggttatgtttataagtaattctATTTACCTGTTCGTGGCGTCGTTGACCTGTCTACTGTGggttatgtttataagtaattatatttACCTGTTCGTGACGTCGTTGACCTGTCTACTGTGGGTTATGTCTATAAGTAATTCTATTTACCTGTTCGTGACGTCGTTGACCTGTCTACTGTGGGTTATGTCTATAAGTAATTCTATTTACCTGTTCGTGGCGTCGTTGACCTGTCTACTGTGggttatgtttataagtaattctATTTACCTGTTCGTGGCGTCGTTGACCTGTCTACTGTGggttatgtttataagtaattctATTTACCTGTTCGTGGCGTCGTTGACCTGTCTACTGTGGGTTATGTCTATAAGTAATTCTATTTACCTGTTCGTGGCGTCGTTGACCTGTCTACTGTGggttatgtttataagtaattctATTTACCTGTTCGTGGCGTCGTTGACCTGTCTACTGTGggttatgtttataagtaattctATTTACCTGTTTGTGGCGTCGTTGACCTGTCTACTGTGGGTTATGTCTATAAGTAATTCTATTTACCTGTTCGTGGCGTCGTTGACCTGTCTACTGTGGGTTATGTCTATAAGTAATTCTATTTACCTGTTCGTGGCGTCGTTGACCTGTCTACTGTGGGTTATGTCTATAAGTAATTCTATTTACCTGTTCGTGGCGTCGTTGACCTGTCTACTGTGggttatgtttataagtaattctATTTACCTGTTCGTGGCGTCGTTGACCTGTCTACTGTGggttatgtttataagtaattctatttaa